The Saprospiraceae bacterium genome includes a window with the following:
- a CDS encoding tRNA-(ms[2]io[6]A)-hydroxylase: MKLNLDVGIPSRKEWIDAVMSDFDSFLKDHADCERKASAMAMSFVAKYPDRTEIIPDLIATGIEELEHFQQVYEIMQSRRIQLTHSIGEDPYVTQLLKRCHSGREERFLDRLLIASVVETRGAERFRMVSEAQTDPEMHRFYKILWASEAKHGHIFVKMALNYFPENQVYKRLEWWIEQESEIIESLVIRAALH; this comes from the coding sequence ATGAAACTCAATCTTGATGTTGGCATCCCAAGCAGAAAAGAGTGGATTGATGCTGTGATGTCTGATTTTGACAGTTTTTTAAAGGATCATGCAGATTGCGAGAGAAAAGCTTCTGCTATGGCTATGAGTTTTGTGGCAAAATATCCCGACAGAACCGAAATCATCCCCGATTTGATAGCTACCGGTATCGAAGAACTGGAACATTTCCAGCAAGTATATGAAATCATGCAATCCAGAAGAATTCAGCTTACGCATTCCATTGGTGAAGATCCTTATGTCACGCAATTACTCAAAAGATGTCACTCCGGACGAGAAGAAAGATTTTTGGACAGATTGCTAATTGCTTCAGTCGTGGAAACCCGCGGTGCTGAACGATTCAGAATGGTCTCTGAAGCCCAAACGGATCCTGAAATGCATCGTTTCTATAAAATATTATGGGCCAGCGAAGCCAAACATGGCCACATTTTTGTTAAAATGGCTTTAAATTATTTTCCCGAAAATCAGGTTTATAAAAGGTTGGAGTGGTGGATAGAACAGGAGTCAGAAATTATAGAAAGTCTGGTGATAAGGGCTGCGCTGCATTAA